From Acidobacteriota bacterium:
CAGACCAGCCCGTTCCGAGGGCAGGTCAACCCCGCTCTTCACGCCCAACCCCATGCGCACCGCCCAGTGATGAATCCGATCGACGCCCAAACGGATGCCGACATTGTAGAAATAGATGTTGCAACTGTTGGCGATGGCGTCCAACAGGCTGACCGCGCCGTGGCCTGACGCATTCCAGCAATGGACCAGCCGGCCCAGCATCATGGTCTCGCCGGTGCAGCTGAACTGGGTGTCTTCAGTGATGACGCCCTCAGCCAGGGCCGCCGTTGCCACCAAAATCTTGAAAATGGAGCCCGGGGCAAAGGCGCCCTGGATCACCTTGTTCTGCAGCGGCTTGTCGGGGTCTTCGACCAGTTGTCGCCACTGGGCCGGCGACAACTGGTTGACGAACAGATTGGGATCGAACTCCGGTTTACTGACCAGACAATACAATTCGCCGGTTCGGACGTCCATGGCCACCAACGCGCCTTTCTGCCCTTCCATCAGTTCCTCGGCCCTGCGCTGCAACTCCGTGTCGATGGATAAATTGAGGTCGCGGCCCTTGCTCGACGGAATCCGCTCCACCACCTGTGTGATTTGCCCGATGCTGTTGATGAACACCTTTTGCTGCCCCTTATCGCCGCCCAACATCGAGTCGTAGAATCGTTCCAGACCGGTCTTGCCGACGATGTCGCCCGGCCTCCGGCTGGCGAAAGCCGTCTGTTTAAGTTCCTCGGGAGTGACCTCGCCCACGTAGCCGTTCAGATGCGACGCCATGGAACCCAGCAAGTAGCGGCGGGTGGGTACCCACTCGAGAGTCAGTTCGGGAAAACGCTCGAAGTGAGCCTCGGCGAACGCAATCTCGGCAAAGCTGAGCCGGTTTTTAAGCACGATGGGGAACACGGTCGGCACTCGCCGGTACTCTTCCAGCTTCCGGTTCACAAACGCCGGGTCCAGGCCGAAGCGCTCGCGCAGCACACGGAGCAGTATCTGGCGATCCTTCATGTACTCCCGGCGGAGCACCAGCGAAAACGAGATCTAGTTGTCCACCAGCAGCCGGCCCTGCCGGTCCAGAATGAGGCCACGGGGCGCGGGAAGTTCGATGATCCGGAGGCGGTTCTGCTCGGCCTTTTCCCGGTAGTAGTCCGCCCGTGTGATTTGCAGATACCAGAGCCGGCCGAACAGAACCAGCAGCAAACCGCCCAGAGCCAGTTCAAACAGAATCAGGCGCTTTTGGAAGAGGCTGCCGCTCGGGCCGAACATTATGGCTGCTCCACCTCAAACAGATCGGCGGGCGGCCGAACGATCAGCATGCGTACGACCACGTTCCCGCACGCCGTGGCGGCCGCTCCCAGCAGGAGCGGGATGGGCGACTGGGCGGGACAGGTCTGTCCGAAGATGATGAAAAGCCCCACAACAGCCAGGTTGTTGGCGCAGGCGAGCACGAAGACAAACAGCGACTGGAGGGCCGGGTGGTCCATATTGATGCGCCGGCACGCGAGGCGGGACAGGAAGCCGGCCGCCATCTTGGTGGTCGCCTGAATACCCAGCGGATAGAATGGCGACAAGGTGAGATCGTGAGCCAGGCCAGCCAGCCAACCCCGCCATACCGACTGCAGGGGGGTCGAGCGGGTTGCGGCATGGAAGGTCAGGATCAGGATGAAATCCATGAAACGCAAAGGCGCCCACACCTGCGGCAGCACATATTGCATGCCGGTCGCCACGATCAGCAACAGGAGGAACACCCAAGTTTTCATGGCGCCGCCCCAGCCGTGCGCTTCAACACGAACACGTATCGGCAGCGGCTTGCGTCCACCGCCGGTTGGACCTTGATCTCCTGGAAATATTGGCCCGACTGGTCTGCTTCGATGATCCGTCCAACGATCAGACCGGGCGGGAAGATGCCATCGTCACCGGAAGTGTGGATCCAATCGCCGGTCTTCACGGGCGCGGCGATGTGGACATAGTCGAACTTCAGATGATACCGCCCGGCACCGTGAATGATCCCGCGAATGCCCCGGGACTGGATGATCCCGGCCAGGGCAAATCCGGCATTGGTCACCAGGGCAACCTGGCTGTGGGCGGGTCCGGCAAGCTGGATCCGGCCCACCACGCCTCGCGTGTCCAGCACCGGGAGATCCGGGACGACCCCGTCCTGGTAGCCGCCCCGGATGGTGAGGGTCCGGTCCCACACCTGGAAGCCGCGCATGGTGACCATCGCCAGCACGGCATCTTGTCCGAATTCCGGCAGCACCCGCACCATGCGCTCCAGGCTGGCCGACCGGTCCAGCCGCTCTTCCATGAGCTGCTGCTGGATGCGGGCTTCAGCCAGCCGACGCTTGAGCGCCAGGTTTTCGTCCTTGAGCTCCCTGACGGTGCGGAACGCCGATAACCAATCGCCCAAGGCCGCCATGGCGCCGCCAGCCGTCGAGGCCAGCGGTAAAAACAGGTTGGCACAGATCGACTTCAATACCGTCTCCCCGCGGTTGGTCTTGAACTGGAGTGACACCGCCACCAGATTCAGGACCAGCAGCGCGGACACGAGCTGATATGATTTCAGGGACCTCAACAGGTGGATCATGAACTCTCAAACAGAGCCGGACAGATCAAGCCGGAGCGCTAAATGGCCACCTTCCGCAACAGATCGAAGTTGCTGAGCATCTTGCCGACCCCGAGAGCCACGCCGAAGAGCGGATTCTCCGCGATGAACACCGGGAGCTTGGTTTCGTCCATGATGCGCTTGTCCAGGTTCTTGAGGAGGGCGCCGCCGCCGGTCAGGACAATGCCCCGATCCACGATGTCAGCGGACAGTTCGGGCGGCGTCCGCTCCAGGGCGACGCGCAGGGCATTGATGATGGTCGTATTGCAGTCCGACAGCGCCTCGCGGATTTCCGAGTCGGTGATCACCAGGTTCTTGGGAATGCCGTCGATCAGGTTGCGTCCCTTGATCTCCATGTTCAGTTCCTTTTCCAAGGGGAAGGCGGAGCCGATCTCGATCTTGATCTGTTCGGCGGTTCGTTCGCCGATGAGAAGATTGTGCTTGCGCTTGATGTACTGGATGATGGCCTCGTCCATTTCATCCCCGGCCACCTTGACCGTCCGGCTGTAGACGATGCCGGACAGGCTGATGACGGCGATGTCAGTGGTGCCGCCGCCGATGTCCACAATCATATTCCCGGACGGCTCGGTGATCGGCAGCCCGGCGCCGATGGCGGCGGCCATCGCTTCCTCGACCAGGTAAACCTCGCTCACCTTGGCCCGGAGGGCGGATTCCTTCACCGCCCGCTTCTCCACCTGGGTGATTTCCGACGGCACGCCGATTACGACGCGGGGGCTGATCAGATATTCTCGGTTGTGGGCTTTTTTGATGAAGTACTTGAGCATCTGCTCGGTGGTGTCGAAGTCGGCAATGACCCCGTCCTTCATGGGCCGGATGGCCACGATGTTGCCGGGTGTTCGGCCCAGCATCTCTTTGGCCTCGCGGCCCACCGCTTCGATGCGGTTGGTCAGCTTGTTGATGGCGACAATGGACGGCTCGTTGAGCACAATGCCCTTGTTCTTGGCGTAAACCACGGTATTCGCCGTACCTAAGTCGATCGCCAAGTCGGTGGAAAAGACACTGAATAGAGAACGCCAGTTCATAGAGGATCAACCTGCTATCATGATTTTGTTTTTCGATTCTTCTTTCGCCGCATACATCGCCGCGTCGGCCTTCTGGAGCAATCCTTCCGCCGTCATGGAATGTTCGGGGAAAGATGCAATGCCGATGCTGACGGTGAGCCGAAGCTTGAGGTCCCGGCCGCCGCTGAACAAGAAATGTTCCACCCGCTGGCGCAAGCGCTCGGCAATGACCTGGGCGCCCTCGAGGGGAGTTTCCGGCAGGATGATCACGAACTCGTCACCGCCGTATCGGACGATGACATCCGAATCACGCACCTGTTTCCCGAAAATCTGACCGACCTCGCAGAGCGTGGCGCTGCCCACGAGGTGGCCATAAGTATCGTTGACGTTCTTGAAGTTGTCAATATCGATGAACAGGATGGACAGGTTCTTCTCGTACCGGAGGCTGCGCTGGATCTCAAATCCCAAAAACTGCCTCAGGTAGCGGAAATTATACAGGCTGGTGAGATCGTCGGTGATGGTCAGGCGCTGGACACGCTCATGATATACCAGGCTATCATAGATCAGGTTGAACGGATGGCTGAGAATCTGCATGTACTGCCGGTCGAATTCGGTGAAACCATCCGGGCTCTTCTTGTTGACCGCCAGAAACAAGCCGTTGGAGTGGTTCAGGCTCTTGAACGGATATGCCAGCACCGACCGGATCACGCAGGTTGGCTGGTTGCCGTACGATTCGATCTCATAATCGAAGGCGTTATTGAGCACGGGATCGCCCTTCTGGAAGATGTCCTCAAGGATCACGTTGTTGAACTTGAAGTCCAACAGTTTGTTCTCCTCAAAGATGTTCCGGATGGCGTAGATCAATTCGAGGAGTTTGCGCTCCTCGTTGTAAATGTAGATCAGGAAGTTCTCCGCATCCAGAATGCGGCACATCAACAGGGCAAATTCCTTGAAGATCGTGTCTTTGTCCTGGTTCAGATTGAGGATGTCGAGGACTTCCTGAAACAGCGTGATGATCTTGGTGTCGTCGATCTGCTGCAAGGCCAGTTTTTTCTCGATTTCCCGGAGCAGCGACGAGTTGTGGTTGTAGATGTACTCCACCAGGGAAGCCGTGATGGGGAGAAACACGTGCAGGGAAAAATTGAGCTCCCGCGAGATCGCGTTGTAGTCCGGGTGATGTTCGGTGGAGTACGAAACGAATTCCGCCAGCGGAAAGATGGTGCGGATCTCCTTGTAAAAAACATTCTTGCCCCGTTTCAGCGGAAAGAACACCAGCTTGCAGTAGGGATCTTCCTTGAGCAGGTTCTTGCGCAACCGTTCCAGCGAAACGAATGACATTCGACCCTGCAGATCGCCGCCGGCTCCCAGGTCGGGCACTTCCTGCTCGTAGACGAAACAGATTTCACCGGCTGGCTTGTTGACGGATCGCATGGATCAGTCCATCTTGATCGTTTTGTTGATCCGGCGCACCGCGCCGCTGTAATCTTTGATCACGATCTCCAATCGCGCCTCCGCCCCCTTGGCGAAGGGATCGGTGAAGTGCTTGAACGTGCCGTCCTTCTCCAGGATGACCATCCGGCCGTTGATGGTCAGGAGGTTGTCCGGATCGGTGCGGCCGATGACTTCCAGGATGTTGCCGATCACCACGATTTCGGTCAGATCAAACCGGATGGATTCGCTGGGATTGAGCTTCTGCGGCCGGATACCGAACATGCTTGTGGCGCTGGGGTAACCTTCTACGTTGTTGCTGTCGATCGCCGTCACCCGCCAGTAGTAGTTGCCGTACGCCAATCCGGAGACTGTCAGCGAATCTTTGCCGGTGACCACCCGCTCGAAAAGCTTCTGGTAAAACTGGGGATGGTTGGAAATGGCCACCCGATAGCTGTAGGTGGCGTTCACGACCTGCCACTGGAACCGGATGTTGACCCGCTCGGGATCCTTTGCAGAAAAGATTTCCGAGGTGAGAGGCGCCAGGAGAACCGGCCCCGGCGGAAGCGCTCGCTTCTGCATCGCGCCGTCCTGGACGTTAACGGACTCGTTGCCGCGCACCACCACGGAATCGCGGGTCTCTTTTGAGGTGACGGCTGCTTGCCCCTGTGAAACCTTCAGCCCGGTGTCCTTGAGGCGATCGTCGTACGTTGCGCTGGCTCGCGTGTTGGAACCGACGTCCGCAACCGTGTTGGCTGTTTCCACTTTTGTCTTGGATTGCGGCGTGTTCTTCTGGTAAGTGGACAAATCCAGTGCGCCGGTGGCCAACTCCACGTTGACGCTGCGGGTCAGATTGGAGGGGTTTTCGTAGCTCTCGAGAATCGAGACAAGCGAATTGGACTTGACTTCGTATATCGTCCCGTCGAAGAAGACCACCCGGCAGCTGCTGTTGGCGCCCGTCCGGACAAGGTCGCCGGGATACAAACGCTCCACCTTGTCGGCGGCGACCCACTCCAGCGAATCCAGAGGTTTGACTTTGACATCGCCGTCCAGATACGTGAATTGGGCGGCGCGTTTCTCAAGCACCTCCGGCTGGGCGTCGGTAGACCTGCCGCCGACGGCGATGCCGTACTTGTTGATGAACCAGAGGCCAACGCCGAACACTACCGCCAAGATGACGATGACCCAGAACCGTAGCGTCCGGTAAGGGATCGTGGTCCACTCAATATACTCGATGACCCGCCGCTCTTTGGGCATGGGAAGAGTGCTGGTAAGCCCCCCGCAAAGTCTTTATCTGCCGTGAAAGATCATATAGAATGAAATAGTTGATTTCAATATGATTTTTCAATCACGTCGGTGCAACAACTCCATGACGCAGTCGAGGCAGACATGACCCGTGGCGGACTCAACGAAGATGTGCGGCCGTGGGGCCGGTTCATCGTGCTGGACGAAGGGCCGGGCTTTAAGGTGAAACGGATCGAGGTGGCAGCCGGCAAGAGGCTCAGTCTCCAGTCGCACCGGCACCGCCGCGAACAGTGGACGGTCGTGCAGGGCGAGGCCGTGGTGAGCCTAGACGGCGTGGACCATCGGCTGGTCCCCGGTGGCAGCATCGGCATCCCACGGCAAGCCCGCCACCGGGTGGCCAGCGCCGGCCCGGAGCCGCTGGTGTTCATCGAGGTCCAGACCGGCGACTACCTGGGCGAGGACGATATCACCCGACACGAAGACGATTTCAACCGAACGTGATCAATTGATCGCCGGGGTTCAGCCAGTTGCCTGATCGCCCGTTGGCTGTTCACGTCCTGCGCATTTCCGTGGGACCGTTTGCAGCCACCAGCATTGCTCACCCTGCTGCAGACGAATTCGAGCCGCCCCCTCCGAAATTTCTCTGCCAAGGGAGAACGCCACGAGTTCGCGGATGAATGCCGGCTACGCTCAGATATACCCCAAGGCGCGGAGTCGTTTCTTGATTGTCTCTTCTTCTTCGGGCGTGTAGCTGACCGCCTCAGCCACAGGAATCAGGTGCATCATCTCCAGCGTCTGGAGGATGCGGGCGGCAGATTGTTCCGGCGATTCGCGGTCGGTTTCCACGATCACCTCGGGGTGTTCCGGTTCTTCATACGGATCGGAGACGCCGGTAAAGTGTTCCAACTCCCCGGCCAGCGCCCGTTTGTAATTCCCCTTGGGATCTCGCGTGACAAGAACATCCAGCGGGCACTTGACGAACACCTCGACAAAATCACCGATTCGGGCCCTGTTCTCGTCACGGATCGCCCGATAGGGCGAAATCGCCGCGGCGATGGCCACTACGCCGTGCCGCGACCAGAGGTGGCAGACATAGCCGATCCGTCGGATGTTCTCGTCCCGATCCTCCTTGCTGAAGCCCAATCCCTTGCCCAGGTGGGTTCTCACTTCGTCTCCGTCCAATACTTCCACCGGCAGGCCCCGCTCGAGCAGGCAACCCTCGATGAGGCGGGCCAGCGTGCTCTTGCCGGCGCTGGGCAAGCCGGTGAACCAGATGGTGAAACCTTTCATTTCCGACTTCTTTCAATTACTCCAACTTCCCGGATGGTCGACGCGTTCGGGGTGGCCCGACCCGCATCCGCAATCCTTGCAACGGCCGCCCGATCATGTCATCAGGGACCGGCAGGCGGGAGTAATCCAGCACCGTCGGGGTGATGGCGTAGATGCTGGCGTCGCCGGTTTATCCGCCCGCCGGCCGTCGGGGATCGTGATAGACATAAATTCCGAACCGGTCATGGTTGGCGTCGTCAGGGCCGGCGTCGTTCTCGAAAATGTGCACATTGCCGCCCCCAACCACACCCGCGGACCGCTACAATAGGTTGCCGAAATAAACAATCAGATCCGGCGGAATATTCCGGCACTCTCGATCGATGAGCTCAGGGCGGTAAACGACCGTACCGATGGGGTGACCCTGTTCATCACCGATCGCCTCGATCTCGGCCTGAACGCGATCGCGAAATGCGGGGAATTCCGCCTGAGGAATCACCCCTTGCGGTTCCCGGCCTTGCACATTGATAAACACACGCGCGTAGTATCCGCCCTCGCCCCAAACGCGCGTCCGGGACCAGTCCACCATGTTCATTTTAAGAGAAATCGGTGTGGCAGGCGGTTCTTTGAGCACCAGATAGCCTTGGCGACACAGCCATTCATTAATGCAAACGCCGCCCTGCATCCCCCGGGGCGCCATGGTCACTGACCACCAAAACGGCGGTCTCGGGGCCGGCCAAATCCAGAACTTCACCGATCCGCTCGTCGAGCCAGCGGTAGTAGTCGCGCAGCGTGTTCCGGAAGTGGTTGCCCGGCTCATACAGTCGGTGGGTTGGGTCGCAGTAGCGCCAGAAGCCGTGGTGGATCCGGTCCGGTCCCATCTCGACGAACATGAAGAAGTCCCACTCCCGGTGGGTCAGCCAATGGCGGACCACCTGGATGCCTCGCCGGCTCATGGTATAAATTTGTTCCAACAACCTGGCCTTTTCGTCGGTCCTGAAATCGCTCACGTCGATGATGTAATCCCCGTCGGCCAAGGCGTCCAATTCGGCGGCTATTTCCGGGGGATAAGTGTAAGGAACGGATTTGTCAGGCGTCAAAAAGCAGCCGTCCATGATTCCGTTGAGCGGCTTGGGGGGTATGTCTGAGGGACATTTAAAATGATGCAGCGCTTGCGAAGGCGGCTGAGCACGTTCCAGAGCGTTGGCTCCCTGACTGTTGAGGCGTTGGCGAAAAACAGGTCATCATACCCGTGCGTGCTGCGGTTACGAAATCCGTAGCATCCCAACTGGCCGGGATCCTTGCCGGTCACCAAGGCGGTCCATGCGGGCACAGTGATCGGAGGAGTGGTGCTTTCCAGGTGCCCGTACCGGCCGCGCCGGGCCAGGGCGTCAAGCCGGGGCATCTCTGACGCAAACTCACCGAAAACCAGCCGGGGTGTGGCGCAGTCCAGCCCGATGATGATCGGTTTAGGACCCATTGACGCGCCCCCGCGTGTGTTCGATGAGAATGGCAGCGACTTCCGGGCGACTCAACTCGGACGGCGGATATTCGCCCCTGGCCAGCAATTCCCGCAGCCGGGTGCCGCTGAGTGCCAGATGGTGCTCGGAGTCGTGGGGGCTTGTCTTGGCTGAAGCCATCTGCTGGCAGGCGCGACAGAAGAACGTGTTGTCAAAGAACATCGGCTGGATGCCGATTTCCTCCGGCTCGAATTCCCGGAAGATCAGATGAGCATCGAACGGCCCGTAGAAGCTGCCCACCCCAGCGTGATCGCGTCCCACGATGAGGTGCGTGCAGTCGTAGTTCTTGCGGACCAGGGCGTGAAAGACCGCTTCGCGCGGTCCGGCGTAGCGCATCGCCGCAGGGAACACCGAAATCACCGTCCGGGTTTTCGGGAAGTAGTTCTGAAGCAGTGCGTCGTAGCAACGCATGCGGACGTCCGCCGGGATGTCGTCCGCTTTGGTCTCGCCGACGAGCGGATGAACGAGCAGACCATCGACCGATTCCAGGGCACACTTCAAGATGTATTCGTGCGCCCGATGGATCGGATTGCGTGTCTGGAAAGCCACCACCGTATGCCAGCCGCGCTATTTGAACAGGAGCCGCGTCTCCCGGGGGTCCAGCAGGAAGTTGGCGAACGGGCTGTTCGGTGGGCGCTGCAGCAGGATGATTGGCCCGCCGAGACAGTAGTTTCCGGTCCCCTTCAGATACTGCATCCCCGGCTGGCGTTCGTCGGTGGTCAGCAGCACCTTCTCGGCTTCCGCCTCCTTGTCCACCGGGTACAACTCCCGTAAATGCAGCACGCCGAGCAGGGCGCCCGCTGCAGAGTGCAGCGCCACATCCGAGTCCTCAGCCAGTCGATCCGCCTCTGCCCCCGCCAC
This genomic window contains:
- a CDS encoding rod shape-determining protein, yielding MNWRSLFSVFSTDLAIDLGTANTVVYAKNKGIVLNEPSIVAINKLTNRIEAVGREAKEMLGRTPGNIVAIRPMKDGVIADFDTTEQMLKYFIKKAHNREYLISPRVVIGVPSEITQVEKRAVKESALRAKVSEVYLVEEAMAAAIGAGLPITEPSGNMIVDIGGGTTDIAVISLSGIVYSRTVKVAGDEMDEAIIQYIKRKHNLLIGERTAEQIKIEIGSAFPLEKELNMEIKGRNLIDGIPKNLVITDSEIREALSDCNTTIINALRVALERTPPELSADIVDRGIVLTGGGALLKNLDKRIMDETKLPVFIAENPLFGVALGVGKMLSNFDLLRKVAI
- the mreD gene encoding rod shape-determining protein MreD, with the protein product MKTWVFLLLLIVATGMQYVLPQVWAPLRFMDFILILTFHAATRSTPLQSVWRGWLAGLAHDLTLSPFYPLGIQATTKMAAGFLSRLACRRINMDHPALQSLFVFVLACANNLAVVGLFIIFGQTCPAQSPIPLLLGAAATACGNVVVRMLIVRPPADLFEVEQP
- a CDS encoding sensor domain-containing diguanylate cyclase, giving the protein MRSVNKPAGEICFVYEQEVPDLGAGGDLQGRMSFVSLERLRKNLLKEDPYCKLVFFPLKRGKNVFYKEIRTIFPLAEFVSYSTEHHPDYNAISRELNFSLHVFLPITASLVEYIYNHNSSLLREIEKKLALQQIDDTKIITLFQEVLDILNLNQDKDTIFKEFALLMCRILDAENFLIYIYNEERKLLELIYAIRNIFEENKLLDFKFNNVILEDIFQKGDPVLNNAFDYEIESYGNQPTCVIRSVLAYPFKSLNHSNGLFLAVNKKSPDGFTEFDRQYMQILSHPFNLIYDSLVYHERVQRLTITDDLTSLYNFRYLRQFLGFEIQRSLRYEKNLSILFIDIDNFKNVNDTYGHLVGSATLCEVGQIFGKQVRDSDVIVRYGGDEFVIILPETPLEGAQVIAERLRQRVEHFLFSGGRDLKLRLTVSIGIASFPEHSMTAEGLLQKADAAMYAAKEESKNKIMIAG
- a CDS encoding cupin domain-containing protein, with product MTRGGLNEDVRPWGRFIVLDEGPGFKVKRIEVAAGKRLSLQSHRHRREQWTVVQGEAVVSLDGVDHRLVPGGSIGIPRQARHRVASAGPEPLVFIEVQTGDYLGEDDITRHEDDFNRT
- a CDS encoding FecR domain-containing protein encodes the protein MPKERRVIEYIEWTTIPYRTLRFWVIVILAVVFGVGLWFINKYGIAVGGRSTDAQPEVLEKRAAQFTYLDGDVKVKPLDSLEWVAADKVERLYPGDLVRTGANSSCRVVFFDGTIYEVKSNSLVSILESYENPSNLTRSVNVELATGALDLSTYQKNTPQSKTKVETANTVADVGSNTRASATYDDRLKDTGLKVSQGQAAVTSKETRDSVVVRGNESVNVQDGAMQKRALPPGPVLLAPLTSEIFSAKDPERVNIRFQWQVVNATYSYRVAISNHPQFYQKLFERVVTGKDSLTVSGLAYGNYYWRVTAIDSNNVEGYPSATSMFGIRPQKLNPSESIRFDLTEIVVIGNILEVIGRTDPDNLLTINGRMVILEKDGTFKHFTDPFAKGAEARLEIVIKDYSGAVRRINKTIKMD
- the cysC gene encoding adenylyl-sulfate kinase; the protein is MKGFTIWFTGLPSAGKSTLARLIEGCLLERGLPVEVLDGDEVRTHLGKGLGFSKEDRDENIRRIGYVCHLWSRHGVVAIAAAISPYRAIRDENRARIGDFVEVFVKCPLDVLVTRDPKGNYKRALAGELEHFTGVSDPYEEPEHPEVIVETDRESPEQSAARILQTLEMMHLIPVAEAVSYTPEEEETIKKRLRALGYI
- the mrdA gene encoding penicillin-binding protein 2; this encodes MKDRQILLRVLRERFGLDPAFVNRKLEEYRRVPTVFPIVLKNRLSFAEIAFAEAHFERFPELTLEWVPTRRYLLGSMASHLNGYVGEVTPEELKQTAFASRRPGDIVGKTGLERFYDSMLGGDKGQQKVFINSIGQITQVVERIPSSKGRDLNLSIDTELQRRAEELMEGQKGALVAMDVRTGELYCLVSKPEFDPNLFVNQLSPAQWRQLVEDPDKPLQNKVIQGAFAPGSIFKILVATAALAEGVITEDTQFSCTGETMMLGRLVHCWNASGHGAVSLLDAIANSCNIYFYNVGIRLGVDRIHHWAVRMGLGVKSGVDLPSERAGLMPSSQWKQRVFGQKWYSGETISVAIGQGAVSVTPIQVARFMCAVALNAEPPVPRLRLEPDNRSRPDRESLLPAALHHRIVQGMQMVVDSGTGTRARLEGITVAGKTGTAQLINTETAERLKNYETRFKENSWFACFAPVDDPRIAVAVIIEHGGHGGTVAAPIAGEVMRKYFELYPPPGADRLVEARRGQ
- the mreC gene encoding rod shape-determining protein MreC, with the translated sequence MIHLLRSLKSYQLVSALLVLNLVAVSLQFKTNRGETVLKSICANLFLPLASTAGGAMAALGDWLSAFRTVRELKDENLALKRRLAEARIQQQLMEERLDRSASLERMVRVLPEFGQDAVLAMVTMRGFQVWDRTLTIRGGYQDGVVPDLPVLDTRGVVGRIQLAGPAHSQVALVTNAGFALAGIIQSRGIRGIIHGAGRYHLKFDYVHIAAPVKTGDWIHTSGDDGIFPPGLIVGRIIEADQSGQYFQEIKVQPAVDASRCRYVFVLKRTAGAAP